From the genome of Phaeodactylum tricornutum CCAP 1055/1 PHATR_bd_18x34 genomic scaffold, whole genome shotgun sequence:
TTGGATTtgtactaactgtaaactatTCCGAAACGAGATCAACCCCTCGAGTGTCGGCAAAAGTCGGATTCCTGCGCGAGTAAGTGAAGAAAAACGAGTCAAAATCATGCTATGTTCCATTCAGGACTAAACGGAATTTACATGAACATGGCAAAAAGGAAGATCAACCCAAAACCTTGCCCTCTCGACGCAAGATAGTCGTGGTTCTTGGCCGTTTTCACGGTTGGATCTGCtcgagaaaagaaaaaggcgagGCTTTTCTGTTTGTGTACGTCGTCTCCCATGCTGGATGCGAACCAACCAGCTCTCGATTGTGAAATATTGATTTTTAATTGGCCTCAAAAGCTCATTGTAATTGAAGTTCCAGTAGTATTTTTATCGCAAAGGACATTCATTCCTGAAGCAGAAAATCGCTGCTCTCCGCTCGTTTACGACAGCAGCTTTCCGGGATGTAAAATTTCATGAATTGCGCCTGTATACAGCAAACCGGGTCCCCCAAGAGTGCTTCCGGGAAAATACAAACAAATCGCGAAGGGCTATCGACATTCGTACCTTCGAGGACGATCTGTCAAGGTACAGTCAAGCAGTACAGAAAATCATCCTTAGCAGATCTTCTGTCTACATTTCTTGGAACCATGGCAAAGACTGAAGAAGAGCTTGACTCCGGTCCCGACGAAGGGAGTCTTCTCGTCCTTCCTCCCGACGATAAAAAGTCCTCGCTAGCAAAGACCCAAATGATGAGTCAACGAACGATGAAGTGGACACAAACCAAGACGCCGGCGACCTCGGTTGGGAAAGCTCTCATGGAGCAAACGCAAGGATACAACAAGGCTATCAAAGGCATTCATGTTTCCAAGATCACTTCACGGGGAAAGTTTCGCTCGCGCATTTTGACCGTTAGTCACGATCGCTTCGCCTTGTTTTGCACCCATCAATCTATAAAAGGTGGATCGGGATTTCTTTCAACGATGGCTCGGAAGCTGCCTGTACCATTCATAACTCGTAAGGGTGTTCGAGGTTTCACCCAGCCCGAGGCATTGCGAGACAAGTACGTCCGCTACATCGATATCGCAGACATTGATTCGGTTCAAGTGGGTGTTGTAGGAACTCAGAAATTAGAAGCCGCCAGGGAACACAATCGCCTGAAAGGAAAAGATTCCAGGGTGGATATCCATCGAAACGAGATTGTTACAATTGTCCACCATGGCCACGATTCCTTGGATGTGCTCATTACCAAGAAAGATGAGCGTGTCGAACTGGTTAATTGTATTCAGAAGATGCGCAAGGCATACTTCGAAGCACAAAGGAATGTGAGCAATGAGGCTCTTCTGCTGCGCTACATTTGGTATGACGTAGATGTGAATCGGGACGGACAAATCGGTGAGACAGAATTCAACAAAATTCTAAACCGCATCAATTTTTCAGTCAAGAATCCAGGCAAGGTCTTTAGGGAACACATCAAGTCCAAATTGAAAAGCCGAAAACAAGATGGCCTTTCGTACCCCGAGGTGATGGAACTTCTCCAGAAGctcaagaagcaaaagaacaCGTCGATGGCAAACTTAATCTGGGATGAGGTTTTTGGCATAGAGGCTGATAAAGTATCGGCGGGTCAGTTTCTCTCTAAGTTCATCCACGCTAAACAGGGACAACACAATGCATCGATCGCGAACGCCATTGAGGTTATTTCTTCTTTGAATCAAATGGAAATCAATCATCAATTTGGTGAACCCTTACTTGTTATGCCAGACGATGAGCTGAGTCGTGCTCGTTTCGAATTATATCTGTTCGATGTTATGAATAGTGCATGTGATCCTTGGAAGCTTCAGATGATCGGCGACGTGACCCTAGATCAACCCATGTCAAAGTATTGGATCAACACCAGTCACAACACGTACTTGACAGGGGACCAACTGCAGAGTACCAGTTCTGTTGAAATGTATATGCGATCACTCAGGCGTGGCTGCAAATGCCTCGAGCTAGACTGCTGGGATGGGGAGAAGTCTGACTCAGGGGATTACCTGCCGATTGTCTTTCACGGGCATACATTGACATCTAAGATCCTTTTTATCGACATTATTCGAGGAGTTCGGAGCTACATGGCCTTTCACAAGTTCACCTATCCTGTAATTTTGTCGCTCGAAAATCACTGCTCTCATCCTTTCCAGCTGGCGATCGCCAAAATTCTCGAAGATGTCCTCGGCGACTACCTATATGTTCCAGCGGTTGACGTTTCGCAACATCCATTGCCATCTCCGGAGTCATTGCGAGGTAGGGTTGTTATAAAGGGCAAGCGGCCGCCTGAACCTGACGATAATGCCGAAGAATTGGCGGAACCAgtcgacgatgaagaagaccCCTATGATCCGAAGGCGATACCGGTGGCCGGAAAAGCTGACACCAAGATTTCCAAACATGCCAAAATTGTTAAGGAGCTTGCTCGATTGACCCTCTTCCATGGAACTAAGTTTAAAGCTTTCGAGCAATCCATTACCGAACCGTTTTCTCATATGCATTCCATTGGTGAGGCCAAAATCGGAAAAATTCTGAGCAAGAATCCTGCAAACACAGATCTTTGGCGTCAGTACAATGTAAATCACATGACGCGCACTTATCCGTCAGGGACGCGGGTCGACTCTTCCAATTATAATCCTCTTTTGGCGTGGTCGGTGGGTTCGCAACTTGTGGCACTGAACTTTCAGACGAGTGACACACCTTTGCTTTTGAACGATGGACGTTTTCGTGAAAACAAACACTCTGGATACGTCCTCAAGCCACCGAGCGTCCTGGGAATTGCATCAGAGACCTTGATCCGTACCAAAAAGGTCGCAACAGAGAAGGCTTGTACCGGAGGAAGTCGATGCTTTCGAGAAAAAAGCGGAGGTTTCGGAACAAGTCGTTCGTGGAGCCGATGGCGAAGTGTTCATAGCTGAATCTTCCAACTGTCGCTTGACTATACCAATTTCGCAGCAGCGCTCCCGAATTATCCCAGAAGacaattttcgaaagagagTTCTTCCTCTGTGTGTCAGGGTCCGTGTATTATCAGGCAGCTGCTTGCCCAAACCAAGAGGAGCCAAAGCAGGGGAAGCGATCGATCCCTACGTGATTGTAACGATGCACGATGTTCTAAGGAATGAAGATGGTAAAGCCACATATGTGTATAGCTCTCATTCGACAGCTTCCGTAAACGATAACGGATTTTGCCCAGTGTGGAACGATAAAAAGACGAAGGACTTTATCGTTAACACCCCGGAAGTCGCGATGGTACACTTTTCTTTGCGCGAGAGCGACGTTGGGTTGGACGAGAAGGTAGGAGACGCAACAATTCCGATCAACATGCTGCGACCAGGCTACAGATCAATCCAGCTTCTAGACTCCAATAACACGAGAACGGGACCGTTTGGTTTTGCAACTCTATTGGTCCAGATTCATATGACAGACATGTAAGAGTGCCTTCCAGCTAAAGTATAGTGTTTTGTCTGTTTCACATACTGCGCAGCGATATTTAGGCGTAGCTATTCTTCAATGTACCATCTCTGAGGGAAGGCTgcgaaaaagtcttttcATTGCTTTGGAGCCATCGTCGGCAGCACACGACCTCGGGGTGTCGCCATCACCATCTTCTTGATCCGGACGAGCTCCATGTTGTAACAACAGGCGACAAATTTCGACGTGCCCGGCAATCACTGCAGCTTGCAGGACCGAAATGCCGTCTTGGTCAGTGGCGTTGACGTTGGCTCCATGTTCCAGCAACGCTTGCAGACAATCCAAAGATCCCTTATCAGCTGCCAAATGTAACGCCGTTTCCCCAGATGCGTCCGCGTGCGTCACATCCACACCATCATTCAAAAGGCATTCAAGTAATGTTTTATCATTCTCACTTGCTGCTTGCAGGAACTTCGTTTCTGGGGTCGATAAATTGCTGGTCTCTTCATGCCCCCCATTATCTACTGCCGGACGGCTAACAGCGTGCGCAAAACTATTTCCTAGCAAGTCTTCATCGACCTCTCCTTCCACTTCGTCGCGAGACTCAATCTCTTCGACAACGGCAATGTACCGCGCGGCGGCTTCTTCTGTTTTCATCCCTTGAACCTTGAGCCAGGCACTTATCTTGGCGTGTTCTGAGATACTGTTCCACGACGAACACGTTAGTTTCGCCGGCGCGTCTCCCATTGTCGTTTGCTTGAACAAGGCGTACAGGAGAAGCCGGTCACCGTTACTTAGTCGAGAGGATGCGAAGGTTTTGACGCGAGAAGCCGCTTTTTCGAATCCTTCAACGACTTTGGCGTTtacattttctttctgaaAGTGAACGCCTCGCCGATTCTTATCGCCGGCTCTGTCCGGAGATTGTTCGCGACTCTTCTCTAGTTTTGTTGGCGTcaattcgttgtcgttggaaaagTCTTTCTCATTTCCGTTTTTCTTATGACAGCGACTGGCTCGGTATTGCTGGATCCAAGCAGCCCCCAGGACGACCGAAACGGCAAATACCAACGAAGCCCATCCGCCCCCATGGTTTCTCGTCGAGCCAAGGCTTCTACTATTCATGATGAATCGTACAAGTTGCCGGATTGGCGTGAACTGTAGTGAAGGAAATCAAAGAGGTTTTTCTACAGGGAATATTATTTCTCGGACGGCGTTGCTCAAAGTACGAGATGGATA
Proteins encoded in this window:
- a CDS encoding predicted protein, producing MAKTEEELDSGPDEGSLLVLPPDDKKSSLAKTQMMSQRTMKWTQTKTPATSVGKALMEQTQGYNKAIKGIHVSKITSRGKFRSRILTVSHDRFALFCTHQSIKGGSGFLSTMARKLPVPFITRKGVRGFTQPEALRDKYVRYIDIADIDSVQVGVVGTQKLEAAREHNRLKGKDSRVDIHRNEIVTIVHHGHDSLDVLITKKDERVELVNCIQKMRKAYFEAQRNVSNEALLLRYIWYDVDVNRDGQIGETEFNKILNRINFSVKNPGKVFREHIKSKLKSRKQDGLSYPEVMELLQKLKKQKNTSMANLIWDEVFGIEADKVSAGQFLSKFIHAKQGQHNASIANAIEVISSLNQMEINHQFGEPLLVMPDDELSRARFELYLFDVMNSACDPWKLQMIGDVTLDQPMSKYWINTSHNTYLTGDQLQSTSSVEMYMRSLRRGCKCLELDCWDGEKSDSGDYLPIVFHGHTLTSKILFIDIIRGVRSYMAFHKFTYPVILSLENHCSHPFQLAIAKILEDVLGDYLYVPAVDVSQHPLPSPESLRGRVVIKGKRPPEPDDNAEELAEPVDDEEDPYDPKAIPVAGKADTKISKHAKIVKELARLTLFHGTKFKAFEQSITEPFSHMHSIGEAKIGKILSKNPANTDLWRQYNVNHMTRTYPSGTRVDSSNYNPLLAWSVGSQLVALNFQTSDTPLLLNDGRFRENKHSGYVLKPPSVLGIASETLIRTKKQRSRIIPEDNFRKRVLPLCVRVRVLSGSCLPKPRGAKAGEAIDPYVIVTMHDVLRNEDGKATYVYSSHSTASVNDNGFCPVWNDKKTKDFIVNTPEVAMVHFSLRESDVGLDEKVGDATIPINMLRPGYRSIQLLDSNNTRTGPFGFATLLVQIHMTDM
- a CDS encoding predicted protein; protein product: FLQAASENDKTLLECLLNDGVDVTHADASGETALHLAADKGSLDCLQALLEHGANVNATDQDGISVLQAAVIAGHVEICRLLLQHGARPD